The following proteins are encoded in a genomic region of Gemmatimonadota bacterium:
- a CDS encoding DUF2188 domain-containing protein — MNRGGGVHTTPVEGGAGWVNQCDGCVVSRHRLKRVAVAAGRAAAKVRKVEHTIHRQDGRIEEKNSYGRDPYPPRDGR, encoded by the coding sequence ATGAATCGCGGCGGCGGAGTTCACACGACGCCAGTGGAGGGCGGCGCTGGGTGGGTGAACCAGTGCGACGGCTGCGTGGTGTCGCGGCACCGGCTCAAGCGGGTGGCGGTCGCGGCGGGTCGCGCGGCGGCGAAGGTGCGGAAGGTGGAGCACACGATCCATCGGCAGGATGGGCGGATCGAGGAGAAGAACTCGTACGGGCGGGATCCGTATCCGCCGCGGGATGGGCGCTGA